Proteins encoded by one window of Candidatus Poribacteria bacterium:
- a CDS encoding DUF2335 domain-containing protein, which yields MVRVSEKFAGPIPPPPVMKQYEDILPGSADRILKMAENQSEHRQWIEKKKLSFSNREVHLGQVLGFAIGVIAIITGGYTALNGAPISGGFIGTAGVVGLVSVFIVGSSRKTPKE from the coding sequence TTGGTAAGAGTTTCTGAAAAATTCGCTGGTCCTATTCCCCCACCTCCTGTGATGAAACAGTATGAAGACATTCTACCAGGATCGGCAGACAGAATTCTTAAAATGGCGGAAAACCAAAGCGAGCACAGACAATGGATAGAAAAGAAAAAACTATCTTTCTCCAATCGTGAAGTACATCTCGGTCAAGTACTTGGCTTTGCAATTGGTGTTATCGCTATAATTACTGGGGGATACACAGCCCTAAATGGTGCTCCGATTTCTGGCGGATTCATTGGGACAGCCGGAGTTGTAGGTCTTGTATCCGTATTTATTGTTGGAAGTAGCAGAAAGACCCCCAAAGAGTGA
- a CDS encoding phytanoyl-CoA dioxygenase family protein, whose amino-acid sequence MQETITHEQEITIPKIDPDEVIDFMNIDETDFSSFTMAQQLRHFEVEGYVVLPDMLDAELIAKLKAELSDMRMSPKPYSEYQTVGSVQPQWFSRTTAELIGHPPMIEFLTELMGPDIVFTRGFFQRTNPGSPGISMHTDGQPHGSSIFDYEGSSPRLLRVLYYLDDLLPKRAPFRVIPRSHISFHAQASPYVRYKSHPEELTLCMKAGSAVIIPSTMFHATHPNTDNSPRELIQFGYRPAWAGPIQPMKEWDPELVANAPEQAKPFLQSLNTTGDTWKLEHKPKGMTTEAPGINPSRWND is encoded by the coding sequence ATGCAAGAAACCATTACCCACGAACAAGAGATCACTATCCCCAAAATCGATCCCGACGAAGTCATCGACTTCATGAACATTGATGAGACAGATTTCAGCTCATTCACGATGGCACAGCAACTTCGCCATTTCGAGGTGGAAGGCTACGTTGTGCTGCCCGACATGTTAGATGCGGAACTCATCGCGAAACTAAAAGCGGAACTGTCTGACATGCGGATGTCGCCGAAACCCTATAGCGAGTACCAGACCGTTGGATCTGTACAACCGCAATGGTTCAGTCGCACGACAGCGGAGCTAATCGGGCATCCGCCAATGATTGAGTTTCTTACAGAATTGATGGGACCTGACATCGTATTCACGCGCGGCTTCTTTCAACGCACGAATCCCGGTTCACCCGGAATCTCAATGCATACTGATGGTCAACCCCACGGCTCCTCAATCTTCGACTATGAAGGCAGCTCCCCGCGGTTGCTGCGAGTTCTCTACTACCTTGACGATCTCCTCCCAAAACGCGCACCGTTTCGAGTTATCCCACGAAGCCATATCTCCTTCCACGCACAGGCAAGCCCTTACGTGCGCTACAAGTCCCATCCGGAAGAACTCACCCTGTGTATGAAAGCCGGATCAGCGGTCATCATTCCAAGCACTATGTTCCATGCCACGCATCCGAACACGGACAATTCACCTAGAGAACTGATTCAGTTCGGTTATCGACCAGCTTGGGCGGGACCGATCCAACCGATGAAGGAGTGGGATCCTGAACTGGTCGCCAACGCACCGGAACAAGCCAAGCCTTTCTTGCAGAGCCTCAATACCACCGGAGACACTTGGAAACTTGAACACAAGCCGAAAGGGATGACAACTGAAGCGCCCGGAATCAATCCGAGTCGTTGGAACGACTAA
- a CDS encoding mandelate racemase/muconate lactonizing enzyme family protein, translating to MKITQLERTVVCVPFLPGILPPPEYEEFTESYPAPLGERRQDVLRIHTDEGITGLGMSGPYFGDHDEAPPDLIGVNPLDFEPRSLGGGGYDIALLDLIGKVTGLPLYRIFGGKFQDRVLVDYWIGRMGPEASAAAAKRASELGFHGIKIKCTIDDGNVADRVHAMHEAAPSLRIVLDPGHRFHTVEQALALAREIEMYDIIFEDPIPKDDIEDYRHLKEETSILIAPHLQNPRQVIEMVYLEAVDGINVAPSDWGFLDMARIADAADIPVWQASNVDLGIFDAFRLHASAATPNCTLGSDLCGNFVHEHSLLAEPLVRDGYALVPDKPGLGVELDEEAVQRYALGS from the coding sequence ATGAAAATCACGCAGCTGGAACGCACCGTCGTCTGTGTGCCGTTTCTGCCCGGAATTCTGCCACCGCCCGAATATGAGGAGTTCACCGAATCTTATCCCGCACCTCTTGGGGAAAGAAGACAGGATGTGCTGCGTATCCACACGGATGAAGGGATTACTGGGCTCGGTATGAGCGGACCCTATTTTGGCGATCACGATGAGGCACCCCCAGATCTAATCGGAGTGAACCCGCTCGACTTTGAGCCGCGCAGCTTGGGGGGCGGCGGATACGATATTGCCCTGCTGGATTTAATCGGGAAAGTAACTGGCTTGCCCTTGTATCGTATCTTCGGCGGCAAGTTCCAAGACCGAGTGCTCGTTGATTACTGGATCGGACGGATGGGACCGGAGGCGTCCGCTGCTGCTGCCAAACGAGCGTCTGAATTGGGCTTTCACGGCATTAAGATTAAATGTACTATAGATGACGGAAATGTGGCAGACCGAGTGCACGCCATGCACGAGGCTGCGCCCTCACTGCGTATCGTCCTAGATCCCGGTCACCGATTTCACACCGTCGAGCAAGCGTTGGCGCTGGCACGCGAAATCGAAATGTATGACATTATCTTTGAAGACCCAATCCCCAAGGATGACATAGAAGATTATCGACACCTCAAGGAAGAGACATCAATCCTCATCGCGCCCCATCTTCAGAATCCACGTCAAGTGATTGAAATGGTATATCTGGAAGCTGTGGACGGGATTAATGTTGCACCCTCGGATTGGGGCTTTCTGGACATGGCGCGGATCGCGGATGCCGCTGACATTCCCGTGTGGCAAGCCTCCAATGTTGATCTTGGCATCTTCGATGCTTTCCGACTCCACGCCTCCGCTGCAACCCCAAATTGCACCCTAGGCAGCGATCTATGCGGCAACTTCGTCCATGAGCACAGCCTGCTTGCTGAGCCTTTGGTCCGAGATGGATATGCACTAGTCCCGGACAAACCGGGGTTGGGCGTTGAACTTGATGAGGAGGCGGTACAACGATACGCACTCGGTTCATAA
- a CDS encoding Gfo/Idh/MocA family oxidoreductase, with amino-acid sequence MTPPTPIRAAVIGLGRAGWNIHVRTMQERKDFDVVAVADPDPDRQRQAQKETGAQPFNDLDSLLKDCDAELIVVATASVDHANHSIAALEAGRHVLTEKPMATTLEDANRMLVDAENAGKILTVHQSRRWGEDFLFIQQMLKDERLGHVFFIRSGGYGYRRRNDWQTLRKYGGGLLNNNGVHVVDQCVILMESPIVDVFGDLQQILQPGDTEDHLKVVMRGENGRVIDLELTSACAAALPSWTLMGTRGTLTVTEGTAVLHYVKDDLAPLKAIDRPLAVERKYGVEGGDEIEFEKVELEAKVSPGTSFYDQLYDAIRNGSPPPVDPATARETIRVMSKARKGTQFPD; translated from the coding sequence ATGACCCCACCTACACCTATTCGCGCTGCCGTAATTGGTCTAGGTCGCGCTGGCTGGAATATCCATGTCCGCACAATGCAGGAACGCAAAGATTTTGATGTCGTTGCCGTTGCCGACCCTGATCCTGACCGTCAACGACAGGCGCAGAAAGAAACTGGCGCGCAGCCGTTCAACGACTTGGATTCCCTACTAAAGGACTGTGATGCCGAACTCATCGTCGTCGCGACCGCGTCGGTGGATCATGCGAACCACTCGATTGCCGCACTTGAAGCCGGGCGACATGTCCTGACCGAAAAGCCGATGGCGACCACCTTGGAAGACGCGAATCGGATGCTTGTTGACGCCGAGAATGCAGGCAAGATCCTGACTGTCCATCAAAGTCGTCGCTGGGGTGAAGATTTTCTCTTTATCCAGCAGATGCTCAAGGACGAACGCTTAGGGCATGTCTTCTTCATCCGTTCAGGTGGTTACGGTTATCGCCGTCGTAACGATTGGCAGACATTGCGGAAATACGGCGGCGGATTGCTCAACAATAACGGCGTACACGTCGTCGACCAGTGTGTCATCCTCATGGAATCGCCCATCGTGGATGTATTCGGAGACCTTCAGCAGATCCTCCAACCGGGCGATACAGAAGACCACCTTAAAGTAGTCATGCGGGGCGAAAATGGTCGGGTAATTGATCTGGAACTCACAAGCGCCTGCGCAGCAGCCCTCCCTTCGTGGACGCTCATGGGGACGCGCGGTACGTTGACCGTTACAGAGGGAACGGCTGTGCTGCACTATGTGAAAGACGACCTAGCGCCACTCAAAGCGATTGATAGGCCCCTCGCAGTTGAGCGAAAATATGGCGTTGAAGGGGGCGATGAAATTGAGTTTGAAAAAGTGGAACTTGAAGCTAAGGTATCTCCCGGCACATCGTTCTACGATCAGCTTTATGACGCCATTCGCAATGGTAGTCCCCCGCCGGTTGATCCAGCGACGGCACGTGAGACAATTCGTGTCATGTCCAAAGCGCGAAAGGGAACACAGTTTCCAGACTAA